Proteins from a genomic interval of Streptomyces sp. NBC_00820:
- a CDS encoding DUF1049 domain-containing protein produces the protein MSPKTPDSAAAEGAKGGLMKTARTSVLALAAFVLVFVSENTGATRIRLLGSEVTMPLWTALLGTGAIGAVCGVWFMKRKSR, from the coding sequence ATGAGTCCGAAGACCCCGGACAGCGCCGCCGCCGAGGGCGCCAAGGGCGGACTGATGAAGACCGCCCGTACCTCCGTGCTGGCCCTGGCGGCCTTCGTGCTGGTCTTCGTCTCCGAGAACACCGGAGCCACACGCATCCGGCTGCTCGGCTCCGAGGTCACGATGCCGCTGTGGACGGCGCTGCTCGGGACCGGGGCCATCGGGGCGGTGTGCGGGGTCTGGTTCATGAAGCGCAAGAGCCGTTGA